One part of the Larus michahellis chromosome 22, bLarMic1.1, whole genome shotgun sequence genome encodes these proteins:
- the ERBB3 gene encoding receptor tyrosine-protein kinase erbB-3 isoform X3 — MDRHRHRALLLLLLLLRAPAPGSAQAVCAGTLNGLSVTGDAQHQYQTLHKMYNNCEIVMGNLEIVLIDHTQDLSFLQTIREVTGYILIAMNVFASLPLHNLRVIRGTQFYEEKYALFVLLNYNLNATHALRQLGLNQLTEILAGGVYIEKNAQLCHVETVEWRDIMRDPRLEPVVRDNGKACAPCHESCGGHCWGPGPEDCQKHNFVVDQSSCVRACPNDKMEVEKNGLKMCEPCSGLCPKACEGTGAGSKYQTVDSSNIDTFVNCTKILGNLDFLITGLEGDPWRNISALDPEKLNVFRTVREITGYLNIQSWPKHMHNFSVFSNLVTIGGRSLYNRGFSLLIMKNENVTSLGLRSLREVSAGRVYITENRRLCYLHTVQWAALSRRRADLDIRNNKPRSKCQQEGKVCDPLCSAEGCWGPGPAQCLSCRHYSRRGVCVPSCRFTEGETREFAQGGECFECHPECERIEGNVTCNGSGADTCTRCAHYRDGPHCVESCPEGILGERGPIYKYPDASRECRPCHENCTRGCLGPLLRDCLGEPLPVSRKTPTVIAVMVVGGLFLSCSCVLLALLYWRGKKIQKKRAMRRYLERGESLEPLDPSEKANKVLARIFKETELKRLKVLGSGVFGTVHKGIWIPDGDSVKIPVSIKVIQDGSGQQSFHAVTDHMLAIGSLDHAYIVRLLGICPGPQLQLVTQLLPLGSLLDYVRKNRHSISPQLLLNWCVQVAKGMYYLEEHRMVHRNLAARNVLLKSPSQAQVADFGIADLLYPDDKKYFYNEVKTPIKWMALESIHFGKYTHQSDVWSYGVTLWEMMTFGAEPYAGIRLAEVPDLLEKGERLSQPHICTIDVYMVMVKCWMIDENIRPTFKELANEFTRMARDPPRYLVIKQESGAVPPAEPPTLSDKELDDMETLELEEEEEELDASFGLASGLYPQRPRGSCAWSPSLLSPPAGYIPMNQPGLGSARQGGGCRPPRRSRQESVGRTVSESSEGRGTASELDLAEGGSLSGGSLCRSLRSRGDSAYLSQRESFPPPPPSSEGSEEDANGYVTPNCTGREPDPMGGSVPEPEEEYEYMNRRPGGPPGAPPQPRPASLEELGYEYMEVGSEPGVTPGPAPGRGQEEEDYEYMNKQPRLSRSLGSVAGGPGPRQDGGPPRHDGGPPRHDGYTDMRLGEAAPTPEEEQGYEEMEAVLAPRCPGCRGPPGPPPTPCMKPLRSLEASDCAFDNPDYWHSRLFAKADAQRT, encoded by the exons TGTGCGCGGGGACGCTGAACGGGCTGAGCGTGACGGGGGACGCGCAGCACCAGTACCAGACGCTGCACAAGATGTACAACAACTGCGAGATCGTCATGGGCAACCTGGAGATCGTCCTCATCGACCACACGCAGGacctctccttcctgcag ACCATCCGGGAGGTGACGGGCTACATCCTCATCGCCATGAACGTCTTCGCCTCGCTGCCGCTGCACAACCTGCGCGTCATCCGGGGCACCCAGTTCTACGAGGAGAAGTACGCGCTCTTCGTCCTGCTCAACTACAACCTCAACGCCACCCACGCCCTGCGCCAGCTCGGCCTCAACCAGCTCACAG agatcCTGGCCGGTGGCGTCTACATCGAGAAGAACGCGCAGCTCTGCCACGTGGAGACGGTGGAATGGCGGGACATCATGCGGGACCCCCGCCTGGAGCCCGTCGTGCGGGACAACGGCAAGGCCT gcGCCCCGTGCCACGAGAGCTGCGGTGGCCACTGCTGGGGGCCCGGCCCCGAGGACTGCCAGAAAC ACAACTTCGTGGTGGACCAGAGCTCCTGCGTCCGCGCCTGCCCCAACGATAAGATGGAGGTGGAGAAGAACGGGCTGAAGATGTGCGAGCCCTGCTCGGGGCTGTGTCCCAAGG CCTGCGAGGGCACCGGCGCCGGCAGCAAATACCAGACCGTGGATTCCAGCAACATCGACACCTTCGTCAACTGCACCAAGATCTTGGGCAACCTGGATTTCCTCATCACCGGCCTGgaggg GGATCCCTGGCGCAACATCTCGGCGCTGGATCCCGAGAAGCTGAACGTCTTCCGGACGGTGCGGGAGATCACgg GGTACCTGAACATCCAGTCCTGGCCCAAGCACATGCACAACTTCAGCGTCTTCTCCAACCTCGTCACCATCGGGGGACGGAGCCTCTACAA CCGGGGTTTCTCGCTGCTGATCATGAAGAACGAGAACGTGACGTCGCTGGGGCTGCGCTCGCTGCGGGAGGTGAGCGCGGGCAGGGTCTACATCACCGAGAACCGCCGGCTCTGCTACCTCCACACCGTGCAGTGGGCGGCcctcagccgccgccgcgccgacCTCGACATCCGCAACAACAAGCCCCGCAGCAAGTGCC AGCAAGAGGGGAAGGTGTGTGACCCGCTGTGCTCCGCCGAGGGCTGCTggggccccggccccgctcagtGTCTGTCCTGCCGCCACTACAGCCGCCGCGGCGTCTGCGTGCCCTCCTGCCGCTTCACCGAGGG GGAGACTCGGGAGTTCGCCCAGGGGGGCGAGTGCTTCGAGTGCCACCCCGAGTGCGAGCGCATAGAGGGCAACGTCACCTGCAACGGCTCG GGCGCCGACACCTGCACCCGCTGCGCCCACTACCGCGACGGGCCCCACTGCGTGGAGAGCTGCCCCGAGGGCATCCTGGGCGAGCGCGGCCCCATCTACAAGTACCCCGACGCCAGCCGCGAGTGCCGGCCCTGCCACGAGAACTGCACCCGCGG GTGCCTGGGGCCGCTGCTGCGGGACTGCCTGGGGGAGCCCCTGCCCGTCTCCAG gaAAACGCCGACGGTGATCGCGGTGATGGTGGTCGGGGGgctcttcctctcctgctcctgcGTCCTCCTCGCCCTGCTCTACTGGCGGGGCAAGAAGATCCAGAAGAAGCGGGCGATGCGGCGCTACCTGGAgaggggggag AGCCTGGAGCCGCTGGACCCCAGTGAGAAAGCCAACAAGGTGCTGGCCCGCATCTTCAAGGAGACGGAGCTGAAGCGGCTGAAGGTGCTGGGCTCCGGCGTCTTCGGGACCGTGCACAAG GGCATCTGGATCCCGGATGGCGACTCCGTCAAGATCCCGGTGAGCATCAAGGTGATCCAGGACGGCAGCGGGCAGCAGTCCTTCCACGCCGTCACCGAC CACATGCTGGCCATCGGCAGCCTGGACCATGCCTACATCGTGCGGCTGCTGGGCATCTGCCCCggcccccagctgcagctggtgaCGCAGCTCCTGCCCCTGGGCTCCCTCCTCGACTACGTCCGCAAGAACCGCCACAGCatcagcccccagctcctgctcaactGGTGcgtccaggtggccaag GGGATGTACTACCTGGAGGAGCACCGCATGGTGCACCGCAACCTGGCCGCCCGCAACGTCCTGCTCAAGTCCCCCAGCCAGGCGCAGGTGGCCGATTTCGGCATCGCCGACCTCCTCTACCCCGACGACAAGAAGTATTTCTACAACGAGGTCAAG ACGCCCATCAAGTGGATGGCGCTGGAGAGCATCCACTTCGGGAAGTACACGCACCAGAGCGACGTCTGGAGCTACG GCGTGACGCTGTGGGAGATGATGACGTTCGGGGCCGAGCCCTACGCCGGCATCCGGCTGGCCGAGGTGCCCGACCTGCTGGAGAAGGGCGAGCGGCTCTCGCAGCCCCACATCTGCACCATCGACGTCTACATGGTGATGGTGAAGT gctggatGATCGACGAGAACATCCGTCCCACCTTCAAGGAGCTGGCGAACGAGTTCACCCGCATGGCCCGCGACCCCCCCCGCTACCTGGTCATCAAG CAGGAGAGCGGGGCCGTGCCGCCGGCCGAGCCCCCCACCCTCAGTGACAAGGAGCTGGATGACATGGAGAcgctggagctggaggaggaggaggaggagctggacgCCTCCTTCGGCCTCGCCAGCGGGCTCTACCCTCAGCGCCCGCGGGGCAGCTGCGCCTGG AGCCCCAGCCTGCTCAGCCCCCCGGCCGGCTACATCCCCATGAACCAGCCCGGCCTCGGCAGCGCCCGCCAG GGCGGGGGGTGCCGGCCGCCGCGGCGCAGCCGTCAGGAATCCGTGGGGCGGACGGTGTCGGAGTCATCGGAGGGTCGGGGTACGGCCTCGGAGCTGGACCTGGCCGAGGGGGGGTCGCTGTCGGGGGGGAGCCTCTGCCGCAGCCTGCGCTCGCGGGGGGACAGCGCGTACCTCTCGCAGCGGGagagcttcccccccccgccccccagctccGAGGGCAGCGAGGAGGACGCCAATGGCTACGTCACCCCCAACTGCACCGGACGGG agCCGGACCCCATGGGGGGGTCGGTGCCGGAGCCGGAGGAGGAGTACGAGTACATGAACCGCCGGCCTGGGGggcccccaggagcccccccccagccccggccggccTCGCTGGAGGAACTGGGCTACGAGTACATGGAGGTGGGCTCGGAACCGGGGGTCACCCCAGGACCCGCCCcgggcagggggcaggaggaggaggactacGAGTACATGAACAAGCAGCCGCGGCTGAGCCGCTCGCTGGGCAGCGTGGCCGGGGGGCCGGGACCCCGACAGGATGGCGGCCCCCCCCGGCACGACGGCGGCCCCCCCAGGCACGACGGTTACACCGACATGCGGCTGGGGGAGGCCGCCCCGACCCCCGAGGAGGAACAGGGCTACGAGGAGATGGAAGCCGTGCTggccccccgctgccccggctgccgtggcccccccggcccccccccaaccccttg